One stretch of Periplaneta americana isolate PAMFEO1 chromosome 1, P.americana_PAMFEO1_priV1, whole genome shotgun sequence DNA includes these proteins:
- the LOC138696831 gene encoding uncharacterized protein encodes MDSDSSSQGSSDDSDISSRKKKKKLMFIYPDRLGALALEVLGKHVSQLMITLYTGKKYLTLPDLLKVCRQMEKIVQFPLPPPLLNELTATLMEHACNTWCDLNRSSDLQPRVETWDPELYKQSWNLKNVLKIASSKARKHLQKKRNLGEEYFLEILSAIINPSITLFDCSLQTLFDCPPYNADILERLSKKFNNLKILRLGRRNVDRDSLFESVKHMGNLEEFACQTTWDGLLVSLSIYCKKLKVLDLNNAEIVTDACVDYITRFKYLEVLDLTATDVSHNGFRSILKGISDNECCENTTLHTLKLDEKKINVSNINLLVANFPNIQSLSLTNFNCRLVSLRGLKQLTELSLDIWNFRDEMSVAFANELLQAIGGQLLTLRLSLSIGTDLSFISKKCCALRTLALKFRTASSVNRTVGLSFMDYSRMFPLQEVKSVEFLEVSMYDTALLDHIVSRFVNVKKISIECEASDSLICTLFQKLARGNLKEIHLCGNWKVDPSGKFALVTKWDMDKKKYATYSTNLQDLKGGRILRLLWL; translated from the coding sequence GAAGTTGATGTTTATCTATCCTGACCGACTGGGAGCGCTGGCGCTGGAAGTGTTAGGAAAGCACGTGTCTCAACTCATGATAACCCTGTACACAGGGAAGAAGTACTTGACTTTGCCCGATTTGCTTAAAGTATGCCGACAAATGGAGAAGATCGTTCAGTTCCCTCTTCCACCGCCTCTTCTAAACGAGTTGACTGCCACACTTATGGAACATGCGTGTAACACTTGGTGTGACCTGAATAGAAGTTCCGATCTACAACCAAGAGTGGAGACATGGGACCCAGAGCTATATAAGCAGAGCTGGAATCTCAAGAACGTCCTTAAGATTGCTTCATCCAAAGCCAGGAAACATCTACAAAAGAAAAGGAACTTGGGCGAAGAATATTTTTTGGAAATACTGAGTGCCATTATAAACCCTTCAATCACGTTGTTCGACTGTAGTTTACAGACACTCTTTGACTGCCCCCCTTATAACGCAGATATACTTGAGAGACTGTCCAAAAAGTTTAATAACCTGAAGATCCTTAGATTAGGTAGAAGGAATGTTGATAGAGACAGTCTTTTCGAAAGCGTGAAACATATGGGAAACTTGGAAGAATTTGCATGCCAAACAACATGGGATGGTCTCTTGGTATCTCTTTCTATATACTGTAAGAAACTCAAGGTTTTAGATCTTAATAATGCAGAGATAGTAACTGATGCATGTGTTGATTATATTACCAGATTTAAATATTTGGAAGTTCTGGATCTAACTGCAACAGATGTATCTCACAATGGCTTTAGAAGTATCTTGAAAGGAATCTCAGATAACGAATGTTGCGAGAACACAACGTTGCATACACTCAAATTGGACGAAAAGAAAATCAATGTGTCTAATATAAATTTACTCGTTGCAAATTTTCCGAATATTCAATCACTCTCGCTAACAAATTTTAATTGCAGATTGGTTTCACTGAGAGGTTTAAAGCAATTGACTGAATTGTCACTCGATATTTGGAACTTTCGCGACGAAATGAGCGTCGCTTTCGCAAATGAATTGCTTCAAGCTATTGGCGGCCAACTCCTGACTCTTCGCTTATCTCTCAGTATCGGCACTGATCTGAGTTTCATATCAAAGAAATGCTGTGCTTTGCGAACACTTGCGCTCAAATTCAGAACAGCTTCTAGTGTCAACAGAACGGTCGGCCTCAGTTTCATGGATTATTCGAGGATGTTCCCTTTGCAAGAAGTAAAATCTGTCGAATTTCTTGAAGTTTCTATGTACGATACTGCGTTATTAGATCACATCGTATCCAGATTTGTTAATGTAAAGAAAATTTCGATAGAGTGCGAGGCAAGTGATTCCTTAATATGCACACTATTCCAAAAATTAGCACGAGGAAATCTAAAGGAAATTCATCTCTGCGGTAATTGGAAGGTAGATCCTTCAGGAAAGTTTGCACTGGTAACCAAATGGGATATGGATAAGAAAAAATATGCTACATATAGCACGAATCTTCAGGACTTGAAAGGAGGCAGAATACTACGTTTGTTGTGGTTGTAG